DNA from Arvicola amphibius chromosome 13, mArvAmp1.2, whole genome shotgun sequence:
ttttttttaatggccatATGGTTCTTAATAGGGAAAATGTAATAGTGCTGTTTACCCCAACAGATGAGGCTGTTTGAAGTCACACTGTATGTCCATAGGATTTAATGTGAATTCAGTACAAACTCCAACATAGTTTATTCTTTACACAGATAAACAAGAATAAAGGCATAGGTGACCTAAGTTTACTTTGATTTGGGTTTgaattatatcatttatatttgaatatatttgaaCAGAGGTGGGATTGGTAATTCACTTCCTTAGACTAATGACCATATGCCATGAAATTATAATGTTGGAGAAGATGAGGTCTTGGGGTTTCTCTCTTCTGAGCCGTGGCCAGCTCTTCTTTGGCAATTCTAACCATGTTGCACATAGAGTCTTGGTCAGAGTTACTCTTCCAAGCCTCTTTTTATTTCGAAAGATACTCTGGAGTCATGAAGTTCTCCATCCATGTGAGGAGTTGATAAGagtctaaataataaataagcaagttCCGTGTTGGGAATTGTACCCGGAAGTAGAAAAGCTGATACCTCATGTATTTATGCTGTGTTTCTTGATGTCTTAGTTATAggtgctcccctccctccatccagacTAGAGCTGCATGGGTTGCATGGGCTGGGTACTCTAGGTCACCTGGAGTCACGCTTTACTTACACTGTTTTCCTTATAGTGAAGATTGACAAAGATAAAcgcctggtggtcctggatgaGGAGCTTGAGGTTTGTTCAATGTgctaaatacaatttttatagtTAAGCCATTACTGTTGTCTAAACAATGCCATGTTTGTTACGTGTACTAAAACACGTTCTGGACCTCCTTAAATATGTGCTAATTATGCATGAAAAGCATGGGCTAACTATTGGTTCCACATTGTCTTGCTGATTTAACTGCCTTCTGTAAAGCACCAGTGAGATCCAGCATGGTAAGTAGGAGCTGGCGGTCTGTACCGAGCTGTGCACAGAGTGCTGTCAAACTAAAGCCGGCCACTGGAGGGGTTAGAGGAGTTGCTGTTTCCTCTGCGGGTGTTTCCCGACAGTGGAACATGAGCACAGTAGGAACACTGTCCTTTAGCCCCGTGTTTTGTTAATAGAAATGCTTTTGTGATGTGATAGCGAATTCCTAGCTCTTAGCAGATTGGGTGCTCCGGGGATCTTTGGGTAAGGACATGCTTCAAAGTTTCTTTTCTCCGTGCTGCCAGGGCATCTCCCCAGATGAACTTAAAGATGAACTGCCTGAGCGGCAACCTCGATATCCTTTTCTGAGTGGTTTGGGACAATTTTTGTTAGTCATCAGGATTTTGTTTATGAACCCATTTGTTCAGCTTTcaacagatatattttatatggCCTGCAAAGAGAATGGGAGGACTGttgggggaggaagaggatggtGAGGGGAGACGGAGGACAGCTGTGAGCAGAGGACTAAATAAAAGACTGAGACCCGCTGGTGTATTGTGCTGACTAAGACGCTAAAAAACACCAAGGCCACAGCCCAGTTACAATACCTACGTGTGTCGTAGACACGGACAAGGAAAGTTGATacatttagattttgttttaaaaaattttctttaatgtgCACATAGTtaaaactgataaagaaaaattaaagctggACTTTTATCAAGTTTCTTTTTGAGAGGCTGCATGATTTTATAATTTGTCCCTGGGGTCTGTTTTGTAGACTGATATCAAAAGTGTGGTGTTAGATTGAATGAATAAGGCCATTCTCTAGCTCCGGGTGTTGATGGTTGCTTGTCTTAGAGCAGGGGCTTTAGTTTCTTTAACTTGAGAAAAACCTTCATTGTGTATAGTTATAAATACCAGCATGACGACGGGAGAGTCTCTTACCCTCTGTGCTTCATTTTCTCCAGCCCCGTTGGTAAGTCACTTTCTTTAATAATGTCTACTTGGCTTTGATCCAATTGAACCGCCTTTTGCTATGTATAAAAATGAAGTTGTTGAGTAGCCTAAACTGAGGTCggttgatgtgtgtgtttgtgcacacacctTATACACTCTAGAGCTGGTACCATAAAGTGTTGTCTCTCAGGATGCACTTATCTCTGCCGGTTAATTCCTAGAAGTGTAATTGCTGAGTTCAGTCATACATTCTCATGATTCAGAAATATAATGGCACCTTTTAGAATCAGAAGTATATATTTTAGTCTTGTTAAGTATGTGATCTTTGTGCGGCTGTGGTACTACGCGTATGTTTATCTTTGTAAAAGGAGGTACGAGGGATCTGCCTGTAATCTTGAAGATGGTCCTTGTACTATCATAGTTAAAATAGTGCTGAATAAAGTTTTTAAGTGTCCACTGGAGACCTAGACCCATTTTAACCTTGAGTTGTCTGTCTTTGTGTAGACAGTATGCATGGAAGAATTACAGTGTAGCCATATACATTTAGATCAAAGCTTCTGTAAACTTAGTAACCAGATCTTTGTGAAAGACCTTTGTTTCTGTGCTGTGTCTTTCAGGGTGCAAGCCTGAGCAGCAGATGATGTACGCAGGGAGTAAGAACAAGCTGGTCCAGACTGCTGAGCTGACCAAGGTAGTGTCTGTGCCCGACATGCCTCCTATAGCGAACAGCACAACTAGGCAGCAACTGCAAACGGATTCTCGCTAGCTGAAGACCTGTGACTAATGTGCTGCATAGAATAAAACTTTGTACTAGGAGGAAGAGAACCATAGTAATCTTTGAatcaaaatgtgtttttaaaataatttgatttttaaaaaggtaacttTCAAAATGTGAGTAGCTTCACatagtggtatatgcctgtaaacccagcactgggggttCAAGGCTACTTTGGGCCACATAATGAGATTATCctaaaagaagaaggagaaaagcaaagaaaggtcATGGTAACCGCAAAGCTATTAGGTCTTTGCTACTGTCTGCACCATAATGTACTAGACCTGACATGCAGTCTGCACATGACTCTTACAGCTGCTGGCATCTCGCTCTGTACAGGTGTTGGGATTGACGGTCATCAGCAGACTCATTGGATAATGCGACTTAGCACCAAGCCTCATaatcttgagtttgatccctagaacacGCATGGTAGAAatagagaaccaacttctgcaagttcttctctggcctccatacacatacTATGcctcatatgtgcacacatgtgcttgcacacacacacacacaagtgtcagtaaaggtagaaagaaaagcaggatCAGAAGATGAATGACCTGTTCAGGGTTGTGTGTTAGTTAGAGCTAAGATTCCGATTTACATCTGGTTCTAGATCCCATCTGTTTGCTGTAACTTCACCTCCCTCTAGCCTTGTGCTCCCTGGGCTGAATTCCGATTTCTGCTGGAGAACTGTAGCTTTGGACTTTAGTGTAGCCTCATCAAATTAGTCAACAGCTGGTGTTAGCATCTGATACTCAGACTGTGAAAGCGTGGCCTTATGTTTCTTCAGCTCCTTGCTGGGTTGATTTTTAGATATGTATGCTTGGCTGTCTTTTCTAATGGACAAGGTTTACAGAATTACTCTTTGAGCATGTATGTACTGGTTTAGAATTTGTGGTTCTAAGAGTGCAGGTTTTATGCCATCTTGATCGCTATACTTTAGTAACTTAAGTATTTAGCACTTAAAGGAGTTAAATATTGCTGAGAAGGCACATCTGATTTACTCAGATTAAGTCATTGTCATGACCAATATGAAGGAAACGGAACGTGGTATTTAATACTCAGTGCAATGTAGGGTTTGGTTTTTAGAGGAATGGACTGTGacttcagtttgtttgttttttccttccttaaggTATTTGAAATAAGAAACACCGAAGACCTAACTGAAGAATGGCTACGTGAGAAACTTGGGTTTTTCCACTAGTGCGAACTTCTGTGTTTCTAAAGTATTTATGTATTAACCTGACCATACTGGAACCAGACATAAATAGTTAATTTATGCCTCAGAATGCACTGTTACTTACAGTTTGTTTCCTGCAGTAAAGAAAACTTCTTCATTTGTGCAGTTTGAACAAAGGGGAAATCATCTTCATAGTAATGGAACTTTGTGATGTGTGGCCTTGTGTTTGTCATTGTTAGCTGGACACTTTTCTCCAGGGGTGATGTGCACCCTCGTGACTAATTTCTGTGACTTATGGTTCAGGATGTACTGTTTGCAGACACTAGAGGAAGGTGGGTATTAGGCTGCGGTAGACAGCAGGTCCTCCTTTGCCCACCCTGGGCACGGGCAGTCTGTAAGTGCAAACAGCACTCCATCACTTGTCACGCCGTCCAGGTTCCTCTGGGCTAAAGTCTCAACCTGGCCGGTTCTGAGCCAAGAGCAGTGATTTAGTAGAACCTCTGTTGCACTTACCTTaagttttccttctctcctggTTTCATGTAGCTTTGTAATCAAGCGTAGAAACTATATCAATCACTCATTCTTAAGGTCTGTGAGTTGGGTTTTATGGTAGAGTTAGGATTATTAGGTTTTCTTCTTATGAGAAATAGAATCCTAGTCTTAGAAACTGGTGAGTTATGTAATCAAGGGCTTCATTCCTGATTATGTCACTAATAGGGAACTTAGAATGTGGCTTGGTAACACTATAAAGCGCCTCCTAATGTCTTGTGAGCACCGTTTTAAATATGTTAATACTGTGCCTTTGATTTGTCAGCATTACCATTAGTTTAAGACTTCTACACTGCCAGTATTCTAAATTTGGCAAaattaatacttttttaaaaggctCAAGTAAAACAATTTTCTAATATGTATAACTGAAGTTTGTAATAAAACCaacttgttatttttaaaattccaactaTCTGCCCAAAGTCATGAATATGTGGTAGGTGAGAATTATGATTTGTGGTATAATTACTATTAGTTTTGTGCCATATGTAAGCATTACTTAAAATGTTGGTCATAGTTAATAGCAACATATCAATTTATTCTAAATGTCAGAAGAAATTCTATTATGGACAAAGCCAGTCATGTTAGATGGTAGCACCATTGTTAGGAAGCAAGACTTCTAATCTACTTGCAGTTATTACATTACACTTAAGAAAACATGTAAGAAACTGATGAATGGTTAtttgatttaaagagaaaagtagaGAGACTATAGAGGCTGATCAAATTCTTATATTAAGAAGGTAATCATTTTGAGCTGGGCAGTAGTaatgcacatgcctttaattctaacacttgggaggcagaggcaggcggatctctgaggtcgaggccaacctggtccacagagctagttccaaaacaaccagggtacacagagaagccctatctcaaaaaatcaaaacaaaaaacaaaaacaaaaccctagcaAAAGCATTTTTACGTTGGTGCAGTTCATTGCATACTTTTTGTCTTGCTTAGGGTTCTGTGCCAGCTTTACTGGAGGAAAGGTAGTTGGACTTTCACAGTGGAATGGCATGTGTTGTGGTCCCAGCTGTGTGCTCATTAACCTGTATGTCAGGAAGCAATTGCAAGTGCTAAAGGAGGTGTTTGCATTGGCTCATGAATGGAAAAGGTCCTTTATTTCGGTTTCCAGAGAATGAGAAAAGTTCACCCAAGAAGTTTGAGATACTATGCAGGTTTTTTGTTATGGCTAGAGAATAGCTTGCTTATAATCCTACAGAAAGCAAATAAGATCCAAGTAGAGAGTGACTTTAATGTTTTTGAATGAAGCAAATAAGGTTTTGTGTCAGCTGGCTGCGTAAGTGTGCTGCTGAGAGCAGTGCCACAGGCGTGCACATTTTAACacggtgccttcttctggcttgcaCATTTAACTTAGTTTTGGAAATCTTGAGGTCTTCCATCAGGTCGAGGGCACTGGCCTGCCGTGCACAGGACTCTCCAGTCTCCAGCAGCAGCACCGCGGCTGCCAGCAGCTTGCTTCTTGAGCTTTTCCAGCCCTTCCCAGTAAGTGTGCCTTTTGGAAGGCAGCACATTGGATtgggtcatcaaaagaacatttttattctACCTGTCCTTAACGCAGGTTTGTAAGTCCAATGCTTCAAAGTATTCCTCAAATATTTATGTACATTTCCATTTAGCTAAAATTTacattcttttaaagtatttttattacttttctacCTTTCCATAAAGAGTATGTCCCAATTCCATAATTCCAGCTTTTTTTACACTCCATGTCTTTCTGAAACAACCATTCCTACTCAGCCTTAaatcttaatttttcctttttggaagCCACTCTTTCTAGGAACCTCTTTCGTTTTCTAAGTCAGCATTGGTTCAGAAATTTCTGATCTTCTCTAAATTGTGCATAACATCTAATGTCAGAGCCAACTAAGAATTACAAGGTATATTTCATACAGTCTTTGTGATAACATGGGTGATGTATGAAGAAAGGTATTCTCAGGTTACTGTGCTGAAATTCCAAAATGTCTGAGTTTTGAACAGTAATCACTTTGTTCTGATATTGAAGCAGTTATGTTAGGGAAAAGCTGTTTGACTGTTTTGTTTAGTTGACTTCTACACTCTGTTGGAATTGTCTATCTGAAGAGTTTACTGGATGCCTAGTGCAGTTAAACGTTCTCTTGTGTGAGGGGTGTTACTGGATTGTTTGTCATTCGAAATAATTTGTAGCAAATGTGTGTGAGCATTTCCCCTCCCTTTTTGTCTCCTATTTTCAGGAGCCAAACTTAGCCATAAACTTAGCCATAAACTGTATCCTGTCTGACACTTTCACTAATGGGTTTCCAGTTAGAGGAGTTTATTGCCAAATTAAACTTGGCTCTTATCCCACCCAGACAGAAACTAAGGAAGGTGCACATAAGAAATGTTTGGACACTTGTAAACTCGTGTGAGGGCATCAGTCTGTATATGGACTAGTGAATAGATATTTTCATAAGGGTTGAAATGCCAATATTTGGGAAGTAGAGAGTAGAGTATATTCTATCAGTTCTATTGCGTGTTAATATGGTTGTATTCCTTATTTGTTCTCTAGACTGATAATACTGGAATCCGTAAAGTTTGAGCCTTTACAACTTATGTGAAGAAATGTTGTGAACATTTCTAGATGaatcttattttgtatttctggAAGAATGTAAATAATCTCCCAGGCCTCTTCGTGCTGATGGTTCCAAGGCAAATGTTTGCCAGGCCATTGACATTTCAGATCAGTGAGCATATTCCTGCAATGTTTAAAACAGTTACACTAAGCCTGTGATAGAAACAGTTTCTTGCTTTTTAGAATATAAATACTTGAATATTGTTTGAGATCACCAACATGCCAGGGCAAGTCCCATTGATTTTGATGGTCCAATATAATCTCATTCAGGAGACTTAAAACATTAGTGGTTTAGTCTTGTGGGTTTTCACAGCTCTCGTGACTGTTTAAGAAAACCAACAACTGGCACTCCTCCTTCAGCTGTGTTCAGTCTCTGCTAGTTCATACCGCATGTTTATTTTGGAGTCTTTGGTAAGCATGGTGCTTGtattggtttaaataaaatgctaacaTGAAAGGACATCTAGTGTTTCGTTCTTCACCTGCCTTCTACCACCTCCTGTGAGTTTCTGTGAGTCACATGCCCATTTAGCAGTTTGCTTTATTGGGGAAAaccaaataacaataataacaaaaaacagGAATCCTTGGGCAACTTGATGGAATGAGAACATAATGACGTGGGACTTTCTAAAACTCAGTCTGATGCAGAAATGATGGATTTGTAAGAAATATCAGTGAATagcagtggaggcagaaggagccaTTCCAGATGCTGAGCCTGGCCTTGAAAGGGAGATTAGGAGTTAGGAGGTCAGTGTGCCCCTAAGCAAACCTGTTGTTGTTTATACTTGTGTACTTGTCCTGCCTAAGGGACTGTGCTGCAGGGTTTAGCCGTGGGTGTCTTTGAGAACGGATCCATGCAGATCCCTAATAGCTCTGTAGTTACCAGTACTGTTTGTCATTAAATCTGTTAATAGTCACAGTTTGTTTGGGTTATGAAAGGAGTAATTAATGCTTTCCTTTAAGAACCTCAGAAGGAAACCTGACCACAGCCaggaaacatttttcttatttctcaaatCTGGTCATTTAGCTACTCAAagagccattttttaaaaattatttcactaaaaatatgccttccccccccccaaaaaaaatccttGTTGGTTTTCAGCAGCAAAAAGTATCTCAGGTCCCCACACTAGCCAAGAGTGGTTTTCACGTGGACATTCCTTGAGTGGACACTGCATCCTAGTGCATTGTATTTTTAGCTATACCAAGGATCACTTAATTGGAAGATCTAATGCTGAGCACGGTGGAGTCTGTTCTTACCTAGACATCTGTCTCGGTCTGTTGTGTGGTGGTGTGTCAGAATCCCTAAGgctatatatctttttttttttttttggtttttcgtgatagggtttctctgcagctttagagcctgtcctggaactagctcttgtagaccaggctggtctcgaactcacagagatccgcctgcctctgcctcccgagtgctgggattaaaggcgtgcgccaccaccgcccggcaaggctaTATCATTTATGAAGTACACAAGTTGTTTCGGAGACTCCAAAGGGCCCCTTGCTGCATCCTAACATGTAGAAGGTAGAAAGGGTCCACACTGCTCCCTGTGTTCCTTCTGTACTGACCATTACTTCATTCATGAGGCCCGACGGCCCTGCCTCATAATCATAAGCCTGCTGCTCTGGCTTCTTAAGTtttctgggtttggtttggtttggttttgggggcGGTTGGAAGGTtccagaaagggtttctttgtgtagccctggctgtcttgaaactctgtagaccaggctggcctcaaactcagagtctctggcctctgcctcatgagtgcttggattagaggcatgttccaccattgcccagctacaTGTAAATTTTCAAAACATGAATTTTAGGGACCATGTCAGATGACAACAGCAGCTAGGTACAGATACTCGTTCGCTCAAAGATGATCTCTGCACTGTTTCTTCCTCTGCACCTGTGTGttctcacccctcctccatccccagcacacactCTGCTTCCAGCCCCAGCTGACGCCCAAAGGCATCTTCTGTTGTATCGCCCAGCGGGTAGCAAATAACGGGCTGGGTCAACCATTAAAATAAACAGCCAGCTGTGGAAGCTGAATGTGAGGGTGCTGTTTAGGGAGACGGCATGTGCAACccccagaggccagcctggtctacagagttccaggacagccagggatacacagaaaaaccctgtcttgaacccccccccccccccccccccaaacaaaacaaagcaaaaagaaaaaaaaaaaaacagaaaacttgcAAAAGCAGCAATCACCAGTGAAAGCAGGGCCTTTAAGCAAAAGCCTCAGCACAGAATAAAGCAGCAGGCTTTGAATCCTGCTAAGCAGGGAGCTCCAAATTAAAGAGCTACATTTGGGTTTCCACTCCAAGAGCCTCTTTTGATCCAGGGCCACTCTTCAGTCCCTTCTTCTTGAGGCCTAGATGGCCATGTTTTCTAGATACTCTGCATGTCTATTAGCAGAAAACCTCAATTTCTACAGTCAACATGAGCAAATGTTTGCTTGTATACAGAAGTGTAAATAGaagtttctctgtcctgcagccattttttaaataatcactcagaggtttAACACTAATTACAAAATGCTTGGCCAAATAGCTCAGACTTactgctaactagctcttacatttaaattaacccatttctattaatctatgttttgcctcgtGGCTGTGGCTTTTACCGGTCCACTGGCATTGGGCGGCTGGCTTGGTCTGtctccactctgcccttctttctcgctgtattcagtttggcttccctgcctagctatattctgccttgcatAGGCCAGAGCAGCTTTTTTATGGAGCAATGGgggtaaaacattcatagcattcagaagggaatcccacagcaCAGAAGTGCCGAACTACAAGACCAGCTCTAGGGCACCTGCCACTGTGGTCTGGATTCACACTCAGCCCTGCTTACACATCGGCCCTgtatctcagcttcctgagtgactGACACTCATGCTTCCCCCACCTGCCCAAACAGTGACCTTCAAAAGCCACCTCGAAGGTCTTTGAAACCACAAAATGCTGTCTGTTGAACTAAAGGGCTCTTAAAAAAACATCAACGaataagcaaaaggaagaaaaactccTCAATCAAAGAAGTTCATAGTGACATTTTGGctatattttctctgtctctgaacatacatattttctttctcaggcCCCTTAGCTTCTCTAGTGACTCATTCTGAATTATACTTGCTTTTTTCAGGTAATAAGATTTCCAGTCTattgttaatttgttttcttttaaacttccTCTTTTGCCCTCCCTACCACTCCACTTCACCTTCAAATATGCATAATGTTGAACCAGAAATATCTGTGCCATACTGGCATCCTGCCTAATGCTTCAGTACTAACCGTCTCTGGTTCCTCTGCGATGGGGGAAGACCAGTGCAACAGAAAACAAGCTCACTAGCCTCCCTAGCTCTGTATGGCAGTCGTCTAAAGTTGCCTTCCGAGTGCCAGGGTCAAGTGCTTCTTCTCTGAGGTGCTTTTAGTtagcttcctcctctcccccagtTGGGGGCCTCAGGTTTTGTGGTTTGATTATGGTTTCTGTGGCTGGTGGTTTTGCAGCTATTTGCCTTTGCTGGCTTGTTGGTGGTCGTCGGTCTTTTGATGCTAGGCACCTTGCTTTTCCAGCCTCAGGTCTTGTCTGGTCCTGTTCACTCCCTCTGTCATGGGTCACCTCCCAGCTCTGGCCTCTCTATGTCTCTTATCTCATTTTGCCTGTTCTCCTAATCTGCAcactgtcttcctttcccatccagACACTCCCGCGGCTGGCTTTTCTGTTCCCAGCGGTCCCTACAGCTGTCCTTCACGGTCCTTTCCCTGCTCATACATCCCCATCATCACATCATGTCTTGTCATGTGTGTTATTCTCCACACACCACTTCCTTCCCgctgatacattttttttaatatttatttatttattatgtatacaatattctgtctgtgtgtatgcctgcaggccagaagagggcaccagatctcattacagatggctgtgagccaccatgtggttgctgggaattgaactcaggacctttggaagagcaggcaatgctcttaaccactgagccatctctccagccccctgatacATTTTTATAACTTAGCAGATTGAGGTCTCTCAATTGAAATAGTATGAGaactttttgttgctattttattataaaataacaaaataactgaTTCAGACCCACTTTGATAcattttttgaaagaaattataatttaacaCTCCTGTATATTTTAACCCTCACCTGGAGAACTTAGTAAGTCTCTGATTGCTGGTGCTAGGTATGCAATTTGGAATTGAATGGTATAgaacattggttctcaacctatgaggGGGCATGGCCCCTTTCGAAAGGGGTCAAACAACCTGTTCACAGGGGTtgcctctcagatatcctgcatattggaTATTTATACTGCAgttcataacactagcaaaattgcagttatgcagtagcaataaaaatcattttatgggtcaggcagtgatggagcacacctttaattccagcactcaggaggcagaggtaggtggctgtctgtgagtatgaggctaacctggtctacagaggtaatttcaggacagccagagctacacagagaaaccctgttttgaaaaacctagatagacagcagacagacagacagacagacagacagacagacagacaaatttatggttggggtcacaacTTGAGGAACTCTGTTGAAGGGTTGAGGATCACTGCTAGAAGGCGCAGGATAACTTGGATAATTTACATTTCTAACAACTGCCCAGGTGGAGGGACCACATCAGCTtaatctttaaagttttattttattcatcgAAAGGTGTACTTGCTTGAGGTTTTATGCTTATCCaaatctttttttacatttttggtaTAAACTAGATGCAGGCTTGATTTTTTACAGTAATGCACAATCATGATTAACAGTactatgaatatttatatacctATAGATATTTCCCATTaaacctgtttttcttctttagagaagAAATCTCCAGACAAAACCTGGGTGACTTAATGGTAGATCTTTGTGCAGTTTTCTAGAGAGAAGCTTCTAAATAGTGTGTGttctgtctgttttttatttttagttttttgaaacagggtttcatgtttcgctctggctgtcctggaactcgctctgtagaccaggctggtctcgaactcacggagatccgcctgcctctacttccaaggtggtgggattaaaggcatgcgcaccaccgcctggccaaatgGCAcagtccttttatttttttttctgagccatacatttttttccactctcccaccttcctcccctctccccttctaccctcttccgtgatccccactctcccaatttactcaggaggtcttatCTTTTTCATCTCCCTATgtagagatattttatttatattgatacAACAGGAAGTGTTGATAAGCATGTAGTGATATCCTTGCTCTGTGGTAAGCTGAGTAGGAGCTGTACCTatcagggttctccagagaaacagattCAGCAAGaaacacgtgtgtgtatgtactctcagtgtacatgcacatacacacagaatcatCTCTTAGGGTTCACAGGGGATTGGTGCCAGCATCCCTCC
Protein-coding regions in this window:
- the Gmfb gene encoding glia maturation factor beta isoform X1, which gives rise to MSESLVVCDVAEDLVEKLRKFRFRKETHNAAIIMKIDKDKRLVVLDEELEGISPDELKDELPERQPRTFIVYSYKYQHDDGRVSYPLCFIFSSPVGCKPEQQMMYAGSKNKLVQTAELTKVFEIRNTEDLTEEWLREKLGFFH
- the Gmfb gene encoding glia maturation factor beta isoform X2, whose protein sequence is MSESLVVCDVAEDLVEKLRKFRFRKETHNAAIIMKIDKDKRLVVLDEELEGISPDELKDELPERQPRFIVYSYKYQHDDGRVSYPLCFIFSSPVGCKPEQQMMYAGSKNKLVQTAELTKVFEIRNTEDLTEEWLREKLGFFH